CCAGTAGATGGATATTATAAGTTGGATGTGTACGTATACTATGCTCTCACCCTGATTCTCCCACTGGCTACTGGTTGGAGCAAAAGAATTTCTCAAAAAATAGATAGTTCAGGTATATAAATATTCTCGTACTGGCGTAAAATTACGGTTCTAACACCATTCACGATGCGGAGCAATGAAATGTGAGGCTTACTGAAGCCTCTTTTTTGTGCCACAAGGAGTAGGTTAGAACCTGGTATACTTTCGATATGAAACTAAAGTCATTTTTTCAAGTATAGCCACCTTTTTTATAGGAGGAGTTATTTTTCTTTGGAAAGAAAAACAATTGACTCTGGATCATCCTCAAGCAAGCGATAGTCGAGCAGAGACTTGTTTGGTGGAAACGATTAGAGAAAGGCCTGATATTGGATACGATGCCTGGAAGGAAAGTCATCCAGAGAGAATGCAATTGGCTGGTTATTATTCAAGAGATTCAGAGGGAGTTTATTGGTATCATACGAAGATTATTGGTGCAGATCCAGGGACCTTTGACGTTTACAGTGATCGCTATGCTCACGATATGTCAAACGTCTACTACGCGGGGAATAGTGATTTATATACCATTATTGGAGCGGATACTGAGAGTTTCCAAGCAAAATGCTTTTAAAAGTCTCAATTACCACCCACAAATTGATAAGTAATTCAATATGAACCAAGAAATCACATTTATTACAGGTAACGAAAAGAAGGCAGAATATCTTGCCAAGTATCTTGGCTTTCCGGTAAAGCGCGCGAAGCTTCATCTTGAAGAAATTCAATCTTTAGACTTGAGAGAGATTGTAGAACATAAAGTTCGGCAGGCATTCGAAAAAGTCAAAAGTCCAGTGATAGTGGAGGACGTTTCGCTCGAATTTGAAGCTCTGGGAAAGTTACCTGGCCCATTTATACGCTTTTTCGTTGAAGAAGTTCCTTTTGAAACGATTTGCTCGATGATTGATGGTAAGTCTCGAAAAGCTACCGCCCGCTGTGTTTTTGGATATTACAATGGCAAAACTCTCAAGCTCCTGGAAGGAAAACTAGACGGTGAAATAGCTAAGGCTCCTGCAGGTGAAAATGGCTATGGCTGGGACAAGATTTTCATTCCAGAAGGGTACTCTGTTACCAGAGCAGAGCTGGATGAAGCAGATGATGAAAAAACATACTTACAGATAAAGCCATTTGCTGAGTTGAAGAAGTTTCTTCAGGAGGTCAGTAATTCGAAGTGAAATAGTTAACATATGCCTAAATCTATTGAAATATCCCATCTTTCGAAAAAATTTACTTTTCCTGTCAAAAGCAGTGCTTCAGGTTGGGTAAAGAACTTATTTAATCCAGAGGTAAAGGAAATTGCTGCAGTAAATGACGTTTCCTTTTCGGTAGCCGAAGGTGAGAGAATTGCCTTTATTGGCCCAAATGGCGCAGGGAAATCTACCACGATCAAGATGCTCACGGGGATACTATTTCCCACGTCGGGCAGTATAAGTGTGCTCGGACTTGATCCGACCAAAGACAGGAAGAAACTCGCCTACCAAATCGGAACCGTTTTTGGCCAGCGTTCACAGTTACTCCCTAATCTTCCTGTAACAGATTCTCTAGAGTTTTTTGGCGTTATGTATGATATGTCGGATGGGGAGATCAAGGAGCGGATTGCTCAATTAACAGAGCTTTTCGAGCTTAATGATTTTATTGATCAGCCAGTTCGTAAACTTTCCCTTGGACAGAGAATGAGAGCTGAAGTTGCTACCTCTCTTATCCATAAGCCAAAAGTTATTTTCTTAGATGAACCCACTATTGGTCTTGATGTAGTAGCTAAAAAGTCTCTGAGGGACTTATTGTTGCGAATCAACGAAGAGGAAGGAACTACAATATTCTTAACTTCTCACGATGTGGGAGACATACAGTCTCTATGCAATAGAACAATCATTATAAATCACGGGAGCGTCATCAAAGATTTGCCTACAGAAGACTTATCAAAAACTTTTGTTTATGAAAAATATATTGACCTTATTCCTACCGAAAAGTTTCAAGACTTTCCTGAACTTATTGCTGGGATTCAATACTCAAAAAAGAGTCCTAACCTTATAACTGTGGTGGTGGACATCAATAAAATAAGTGTCAAAGAGTCTCTTAAGAAACTTCTAGATATGTTTGATTTGGAAGATGTTGACGTTTACAACGCTGACCTTGAAACGGTTATTAGGCACATTTATGAGAAGGATGCGACTAGCCTCTAAAATTCTCAGAACATTGATAAAAGATCAGATGTATCATCCTGATCGTCTTATTGCTGATACTTTTGCCATAGTGGCTCGATGCGGAGTTCTTCTGGCTCTCTATTGGTATGTTTTTCAACTAAAGGGAGGTGAAGTAAATGGAGTAAGTTTTACTGTAGTGGCCTGGAGTATGTTTTTTTACTTTGCCTTTTCGGTTTTACGATTAAGGGATATTTCAAGGTTAATAATGGGAGATGTCCAATCTGGGAACGTGGAAGTTTTATTTAATAAGCCGATCTCATACTTAGCCTATAGAATGTGGTGGCAACTTGGAGCTGGTCTCTACCCTTTCCTCATTACCACTCTTCTCGGCGGGGCAGTGCTGGCTCTTGTTACAGGTACTCCTGACACTATGAGACTCTACATCTTTTTGCCCTCGCTCTTTCTAGCTTTCATTGGCGCGGCACTTCTTTCTCTCGTTCTCTACTCCATCATAGGACTACTCGCTTTTTGGATTGAAGAAATAAATCCTATTTTCTGGATAGTAGACAAGGCCGTAATGATATTAGGTGGATCATATCTGCCTGTGGCGTTATTCCCAGTTTTTATGTATAAATTAGCAATTTTTAGCCCTTTCGGAGCTTCACAATTCATTACCCACTCAGTTTATGACTCCTGGCAATCAAATTGGTATACGTTACTCGGAATCCAATTATTTTGGATAATCGTTCTTTCTCTAGTTGCTTACATAATGTTTGCTAAGGCGAGACAGAAGGTTTCAATAAATGGAGGTTAAGCCTATGTGGAAGGAACTAAAATTTGCTTTCTATACAATCAAAAAGAACATCCAAAGTAGTGCTGAGCTTCGCACGAGCTTTCTGATGAATATTATTGGGATGGCCATTAACAATACCTCCTTTATCATTTTATGGATTTTCTTTGTTCAGTCAGTAGGAGTGATCGGGGGATGGACTGCCGCTGATATAGTGGGACTCCAAGGCTTCCTCGCTATCTCTTATGGCATAGTTTTTTCCGTAGGAGTAGGCATAAGAAAACTTCCAGAATATGTAACTTCAGGAGCTTTTGATAGATTTATGCTTTCTCCTAAAAGCTTACTTACTCGAGTAGCTACGGCTTCATTTAGCCCATCTGGAATTGGGGACATTGTTTTTGGGGCTACTTGCCTGATAATCTATGGAATTTTAATTCACGCTACTGCTTTTCAGGTAGCCTTGATGCTCATCTTTGTTTTTCTCTCTGTGATCGTCTTTGGTGCTACCGCTATAGCGATCTACTCCCTTAGTTTTTTCTTTATGGATTCGACTGCCACAACAAACGGGATTTTCGAGTTATTTATGACACCTACTCTTTTTCACGGGGGAGCATTCCAAGGAGGAATGAGGTTTATATTCACTTTTATTATCCCCTCGCTTCTTATTGGAGCTCTGCCAGTAGAGGCAGTGAGAGATATTTCACTCCTCAAGCTCTTACTTGTGAGCGTATTAGCCATTCTTTGGCTGATTTTGGCTATTAAGATTTTTCACAAAGCTATCCGAAGATACGAAAGTTCGAATTTAATGACCTTTGGAAGCTAGCTGTTATAAGCCAATAGTGGGAACGCTTCTAGCTCGAACTTCAAATCTTGAGCGATCTGTTTCCAGTTCAGAGTTCTAAAGCTGTCCGCTAGGGGGAGCAGTTAAAAACAGGGCTAAGATGAGTCTTGTTTTTTGTTACCCTAAGCAGGGCTTGAACTGATATACTGGATGCAGTTAAAGAATCTTCTGTGGAACTATTTCTCACCTCAAGTGTTCATGCTGTGGCACATGACATTGCAAAAAAAGTAAATCTCTCCAAAGCCAACAAGTTGGTGTTTATTGATACTGCATCCGAACCAAAGGGAGAGCGAGAAGACTTGGAGTGGCAAAAAATTGATAGACAAGCACTGGCAGATGCTGGGTTTGTAGTCAGTGACTATACCATCACTGGAAAATCAAGAAGCCAAATAGAAACAGATTTGGACTTGTTTGACTGCATATATCTTTCTGGCGGAAATACGTCCTATCTTCTACAACAATCCCAGATAACAGGGTTTGATACTTTAATTAAAGAGCTCGTTCAAAAGAAGGGGAAAATATATATTGGCACGAGCGCAGGCTCAATCATCACGGGGCCAAAACTCCTCGACTACTTCAAGACTGAAGAGGTGAAACTGGAGAGCAAAAATTGCTATGGCCTTGTGAACTTTACCATCGTGCCACATTGGGGTTCTGAGGATTTTAAAGAGAAATACTTGGGTGAAAGAATGGAAATAGTTTATAAGGAAGACCAGGTGCCACCACTCTTACTCACAGATAATCAATATGCCCATGTGCAGGGTGGTCAGATGGAAATTGTTGATGTCAAATCAGGTACATAAACTAACCCTTGTCTTCCAAGGGCGATTCTAACGTCCTGAATCGGAACGGGGAGAAATCCCCATTCGAGCGGTGAAGCCTATCTCTATAGGCCGATCCGCTTTTTGTTTGTAAGTGAAAACCCATCAGCTTTCACAAGCGGGTAGGTCTTGGTTTCGTTTTCATTTATCTGGTTGGATCTGGAGGAGTGGTATCGGTCTGGTCTGGTCTGGTCTGGACGCACTGGGGAATATGCGGTAGGATACTGGGTCCATTTCGGGACTCTGTCGGGAAACCTCGGTAGCTTAAAATCTCATGGAAGGAGAGCTGAATGTTGGCAAGATTATATCCGGATCTTTCAGCACTGGATCCGCAGATTGTGCCTCTGGTTCGAGTGATTACAGCGATTGGTTTGCCACCAGTGTACGCTTGTGCCGGACACGCGGAGGAACGTCGGGGTATCATGCAGTATGCCTACCCGGTGGTCTTTCTGTCACTGGAAACGAATGATGAGAGACAAGAGAAGTGTTTCCAACGGCTCGTCGAGATGCTTGGGATTTTCAATAACAGCTGCCACAGCCAGTATGATGTGGCTTGGGTGTTGGATCGGGTGGAGAGCCAGCAGTTTGGCCATGTCCGGTCTCTCAGGCCAGCGAGTACCGGTCGTCAACTCAGGGAACTCCACCGCGGCATCGAACTCCTGGTGTACAACCTCGGGTTGATGAATGAGTGGTATACCCAGACTGGAGATGGAAGTTGATCCGTCTTAGCAGAAAATCTGCTCCGGCGGATTTTTTGTTTGCCGATGGAGTACAAAAAAAGCGGGTGACTCGAAGTCCTCTCCCGCCCTCTTGTTCATCGAATCTGACTACTTCTTCCCCGTGGTGCGCGTTGCCTTTTTGAGCGCATCCTCCTTGGCAGTCTTGGCGAGCTTGCTCATCGACTTCCAGTGTTTCTTCAAATCCTTGGCAATTTCTTCAATTTCCGCCTTACCGGCGCGCTTGCCCTTCGTGTATTCCTTGGCGACGGCATCGATGATTTCGTGATAGACGGGTTCTGTGATCTCGCGGGCGTGCTCGAGTTGTTCGACGACTTCACCCTTCATCTTGATGACCCAGGCGCGGGCATGCTTCTGATGGACTTTGCCTTTCGGTCCGAAGAAGAAGTAGGCGGTGGCGGCGATGCCAGCGAGGCTAGCGCCGATGACAGTGTACAGAGCGGCATTCGAAGATGGTTTCTTGGGCATATGATTGATAATGAGTAATTGTCTGCAGTGATGAGGGCGATTCTAATGACGAGAGCAGGAAACGATGGATCTCATTCGCGTTTTTTCTGTGCCATACAGAGAGGTATACGACTTATGGCTCTAGAATAGTCCTATTTCTCCCATTAAGCAAAGTGGCAGGTGCCGAAAGCGGGTCGAAGGGATAGAGAGTACTTGAACGATACTCAGGATGAAAAAGCTCGACATTGCCACGCTCGAGGCAGCAGCCCAGGGGAGCGGTTAGTAACGCTGGTCTTGGATGAAACTACCGAGGGAAAGGGACTCACCGAAGCCTCTTTTTTTGATTCCTTGACATACCCCCAGGGGGGTATTACGATAGAGAGGTAAATATTCTGTTGATAGTGCTATGACGCCAGAGAAAGAGAAGCTCGTCCGTCGGCTGAAGATCATCGAGGGCCAGGTGCGTGGCCTGCAGGAGATGCTCGTGAAGGATGCGTACTGCATCGATGTCATCACGCAGACTTCGGCCGTGAAGCAGGGTCTGACCGTCGTAGAGGACGCGCTCATGGAAAGCCATCTCGGCACCTGCGTCATCGCCCAGATCAAGGGTGGAAAGGAAGCAAAAGCGAGGGAGGAAATTCTCAAGGTCTATCGGCTGAAGAGAAAATAATTGAAATAATCTTTGAAAATATTCATATGCCATCCTCTCTCTCGCTTCCGTTCGCCATCGTACTCATGATTATTACAGGAATTCTTGGGATGGGAATTGGATATTCTCTGACCCCTGAGTATCGCCTTTCGATGTATGAAAAGAATACAATGAATCTCGGTCGAGCTGACCGGACACTCGATCTTCGCTATGTGAATGCGATGATCGCTCATCATCGGGGAGCGATGCTGGTCGCGGAGCAGGCTAAGAAAAGCGAGCGGGCCGAGGTGAAGAATCTTGCTGAGGTGATACTCAAAGACGAACCGAAAGCCATCGCAGAATTGTACGCCTGGAAAAAGGATTGGTATCAAGATGAACGAAAAGTTGTGGATCCGATTGTTCCAATTCTTGGAACGTACGATAAGTCTTTCGATTTGCGATTTCTCAATGCAGTCATAGTGCATCATGAGAACGGCATTGTGATGACCCAAGATGTTCGATTGAAATCGAACCGATCTGAGGTACTTGATAATGCTGATGCCGTGGAGGCTTTCCTGAAAGGTGGGATTGCGATGCTCAAGGAGTGGCGAAGCGCGTGGTATAGTCTGTAATTACCGGTATGAAAAAAACAATACTCTCCGTATCGGGAATGCACTGTGCCAGCTGTGCCGCCATCATCACGAAATCCCTCCAGAAGATTGAAGGCATTGCTGAAGTGCAGGTGAATTATGCCACCGAGACGGCAAGCATTTCATACGAGCAGCCGAGCCCGCCAGTTGAGGCCATGAATGAAGCCGTCACAAAGTATGGCTATAGCCTCAGTCGACGGGAAGCCATCCAGTCAGTTACGTCTACGGCCGAGCATGGGGAACATGTTCCGTCAGTAGGGGGCGGCCACGATCACTCCCTCAATGTAGCTGAGTTAGCTGGCCAGCGCGCTAAAACGGAATTCGTATTTCCGCTCGCACTTACTGTCTTCATCATCATGATGTGGGATATCGCAGCCAAGTCGTTTGCTACTGTTCCGAATCTGCCGCTCCCGATGGAAATTTTTAATGTCGTTTCGCTTGTTCTCGCCACGATCGTGATGTTCTGGATTGGCCAACCATTCATTGCTGGCGTTATCCGGTTTATCCGGTATCGTGTTGCCAATATGGATACACTCGTCGGCATCGGGACGCTCTCGGCGTATTTGTACAGCGCTATCGTCACGCTTTTGCCTGTGGTGCGTGAGCGGTTTCAACTGCCGGACTACACGTACTTCGATGTCGTTATTGTCGTCATCGGTTTCGTCACCCTTGGTAAATATCTCGAGGCCCGTTCGAAAGAGAAGACGGGCGAAGCTATCAAAAAACTGCTTAATCTCCAAGCGAAAACGGCACTCGTTTTGCGTGATGGCAAGGAGAAAGAGATTCCGGTAAATGAGGTGGTTGTTGGTGACACGGTTATCGTGAAGCCGGGAAGCAAGATCCCAGTCGATGGGAAAATCATCGAAGGCAAGACTTCGGTAGATGAGTCAATGATCACGGGAGAGTCGATGCCGACAGATAAGATCGTCGGTGATATGGTTATCGGTGCAACCATCAATAAGCAGGGAAATATTCAGCTCACCGCGACCAAGATTGGAACTGACACCATGCTTTCTCAGATTATCCACATGGTGGAGGAGGCCCAGGGTTCAAAAGCGCCAATTCAGGCTACCGCGGATAGAATATCGGGTATCTTTGTGCCGGTAGTTCTGGGTATCGCTCTGGCCGCTCTCCTCGCGTGGATTGTGATCGGTTCGTTTTTCATTGGCCAGACACTCGCCATTTCTTACGGACTACTCTCATTTGTCGGGGTGTTGGTGATTGCGTGCCCCTGCGCGCTTGGTCTCGCTACTCCCACAGCGATCATTGTCGGAGTCGGTAAAGGGGCGCAGTACGGCATCTTGGTGAAGGACGCGGAGAGTCTTGAGCTCCTCAGTCAGGTCGATACGGTAGTTTTTGACAAGACAGGCACTATTACCAAAGGTGAGCCCTCGGTGACAGATATTGTTGTCCTCGATAGTCACTATACGGAGCAGCAAATCGTCGTATTTGCCGGGAGCGTTGAAAAGAAATCAGAACATCCGCTCTCGGCGGCGATTGTTGCACGAGTCAAGGAAATGGGGTTGGATTTTGCGCCGACCGAGAACTTCCAGGCACTTGAGGGAGTGGGCGTCCAGGCACATGTTCTAGACGCACAAGTTTCTATTCACAAGCCGGAGAAGAATAACCAGGATTCAGGACTTCGAACCCTTCAATCCGAAGGGAAGACAGTCGTTGTCGTCGAGGTGGATGGCAAGGATGTAGCGTTCATCGCTCTTGCAGACACTCTAAAAGAGGAAGCAGTCACCGCTGTCGCTTTACTTCGAAAAAAAGGGATTCGGACCATTATGCTGAGCGGGGATAATCAGATCGTGGCTAATCAGATTGCTAAAGAAGCCGGGATCGATACGGTTATCGCTGAAGTCCTGCCCAATGAGAAGGCGGGAAAAATTCGCGAACTGCAGGTATCGGGGAATGTCGTTGCGATGGTGGGTGATGGGATTAATGATGCCCCGGCCCTGGTTCAAGCGAATGTAGGAATTGCCATGGCAACCGGAACGGATATCGCGATCGAGTCAGCGGGGGTGACGGTGCTCCATGGCGACTTGCACCGAGTTGTTCAGGCAATTGAGCTCTCGCGGGCGACGATTCGAACAGTGAAGCAAAATCTCTTCTGGGCGTTCGTCTATAATGTCATCGGTATTCCGGTAGCCGCGGGATTATTGTATCCGCTTTGGGGTATTATCTTGAACCCGGTGTTTGCCGGACTCGCGATGGCATTCTCTAGCGTATCGGTGGTTGGAAACTCACTCCGGTTAAAAACGAAAAAACTCTAATTGCACCTTATGAATACAACTTACACATTTCACATTTCGGGGATGCACTGTAATGCCTGCATCCTCTTGACGGAAAGCGAACTCCTCGAACATCCGTCGGTCTCCTCCGCACGATCGAGCTTGAAGACCCATTCGGTCGAAGTCACTGGTGACTTTGGAGCAGCCACCCCGGACGATATCGCACTGAAACTCTCGGCGCTGCTCGAAAAGCATGGCTATCACCTCTCGACCGAGAAAACTGTCGCCCCGAAAAACTGGGCCGATTTCCGATACGCTCTGCCGATCGCACTGGGATTCGTGGCGCTCTTCGTAGCGCTCCAGAAAATGGGCATCGTGAATCTCGTCGATACGGGTACGGTCTCTTATGGCACGACCTTTCTCGTAGGCGTCATCGCCTCGCTGTCGACCTGCATGGCGGTAGTCGGTGGCCTGGTACTGTCCATGTCGGCGACGTTCGCTAGAGAAGGGGACCGGGTGAAGCCGCAACTCCTGTTCCATAGTGGTCGACTCAGCACATTCTTCCTCCTTGGTGGTGTGATCGGGGCGCTGGGCGCGAACTTTTCTCTGAATACTACGGCGACGTTCGTCCTGAGTCTCATCGTCGGTCTCGTGATGCTTATCCTCGGCATCAATCTCCTCGGAGTGTTCCCGTGGGCGAAGCAGCTCCAGCCGACGATACCGAAGTTTTTGTCCAAACATGCCTATGGTGTTTCAAAGTTGAACCACACCCTCACGCCGCTCCTGATCGGTGTGGCCACGTTCTTCCTCCCATGCGGTTTCACTCAGTCGATGCAGCTCTATGCTCTGACGACCGGGAGCTTCATGAGCGGAGCGTTGACGATGTTCGCCTTTGCCCTCGGAACCTTACCCGTCCTTGCTCTCATCAGCTTCAGCTCTTTCAGTATTCAAGGAAGCGCCAAAGCGGGGATTTTCTTTAAGTCAGCTGGCCTCATTGTGATCTTGTTCGCTCTTATGAATATCACCAACAGTCTCGTCATCGCCGGACTCATTCCGCCCGTGTTTAACTTTTAGCTCGAGGACTATGAAAATCATCTTTGGTTTGATCGTCGCCACCGCTGTCATTTTCCTTGGGTATTTGCTCCTGCAGATGGGCGGGGCGACTCCTCAGGATCAGTCCGTCTCGGTGAGCAATGTCAGTATCGTCGATGGGCAACAGATCGTGGAAATATCAGCCAAGGCTGGGTATACTCCGCGCGTGAGTCAGGTGAAGGCTGGACTGCCGACGGTTCTGCGAGTGGATACCCAGGGCACGTTTGACTGCTCTTCTCAGATTCGTGTCCCGAGCCTGGATATCAGCCGTTCATTACCACCCTCGGGGGTCACGGATATCGCGCTCGGTACACTGGAGCCCGGGGTACTCCAGGGCACCTGCGGGATGGGTATGTATCCCTTCGAGCTCAATGTCAAGAACTGATTGTGCGAACCACTCTTTTCATTCGGAACCCCGCGAGCTATCAGGGAGGATTGTCCGCCGAGATTCAGTAATGATAAAACGAAACCCCCCGGAGAGAAGTCCAGGGGGTTTTGCTTATCCAATTGGATCGACTATGAGAGATGCTTGGAGACAAGCTTCGTCATCTCGAACATGTTCACCACGTCCTTGCCGCCGAAGACCGCCTTGAGGGCTTCGTCCGCATTGATATTGCGCTTGTTCTCCGGGTCTTGGAGATTCTTGCTCTTGATATAGACCCAGAGCTGCTTCACCACTTCGGAACGGGGCATGGGCCCGGCACCTACGACTGCTGCGAGTTCGGCACTAATCTTCATCGGCTTCATGAACGCGGAATTGCTCGTCGCCATAAAATCCACTATTTAGGGGTTACGGGACCCATTATACACCTTTTCCAGGAAAAGCGATGCCCAGGCCTGTCTGGGTGGCTGTGTGGTAGAGTAAAGTCACTACCCTTAGCATCAACTATTATGAGTGTCGAGGAACGGATTGTCATCAATGACATGGCGGGCGAGAGTCAGATGGACTATATCATCCAAGAGGCGGCCCGGCGGGGAACATCAGATATTCATATCGATCCCTTGCCGAATGAAGTGCTCGTCCGCTTCCGTATCGACGGTGTGCTCCAGGAGGCGAAGCGTTTCCCTCGGGAGCATCTCGATCATGTTATCAATCAGCTCAAGGTACTTTCGAATCTCGAAATTGGGGCCGTCCGTCTTCCTGAGGACGGACATTTCTCTGCCCGACTGACCGATGATCACACCGTGTCCAACCGGGTGCTCGATGTAAGAGTCTCGATCTTCCCGAGCGTGAACGGGGCAGCTGCCGTGCTTCGGCTTCTCAATCGTTCCGATATGCTCATCTCATTGGATGAAATATTCGTCGATCCCGAGCTCCGGGCCAAGGTACGAGAGATGACGCTTTCGAGCTATGGCATGGTACTCACGACCGGTCCAACGGGTTCGGGCAAGACCACCTCACTCTATGCGATGCTCATGGAGACAAACCGCCAGGAGCGCAATATCCTCACGCTCGAAGACCCGGTCGAGATGTATTTCGACGACATGCGTCAGAGTCAGATCCATCCGGAAATTGGCTTCTCGTTTTCCAAGGGAATGAAGAGTATCCTCCGTCAAGATCCAGACGTGATCATGATCGGCGAAATTCGGGATGCGGAAACTGCCGAGTATGCTGTCCAGGCATCGCTCACGGGCCGACTTGTCTATTCGACACTTCACGCGAACACCACGATCGGCGCGATTGCTCGGATGATCGATATGGACATCGAACGCGGACTCATCGCGTACGCCGTCCGGGGGATCATCACGCAGCGGCTCGTTCGCAAGATCTGCACGGCGTGTAGTGCGCCAGATCCCAATCCGCGGACCGAATTCCTCACCTTCCTCGGACTCGGTGGGATGGACATCGCATACCAGAGAGGTGCGGGCTGTGCGGCCTGCGACGGTACAGGGTATCATGGCCGCGCGGGTATCTTCGAGGTACTGACTTTTGATGACAACTTGCGGGCGATGATTGTCGACAAGGCATCGATGAGCGATCTCCAGGCATACGCAGTCCAGTCCGGGATGCGGACACTGCGTCAAAACGCGATCAATCTCGTCTCATCTGGCATCACGACGGTCGAAGAGATCGTGCGTGTTGTTTAGTAGTGAGACTCTACGTTTTTGGCGCGTGCTAAAATAGGGGAGTCATATGGCTCTCATCCGACGTCGCAGCAAGCTGAAATGGGTCGCCCGGCTTCACTTCTGGGTCATGTTTTTTTCGTTTTTTCTGTACCTCGGTCTTGGCTTTGCACTCGGACATGAATTTCTCTATCAGGATATTCGGAAGAA
This is a stretch of genomic DNA from Candidatus Moraniibacteriota bacterium. It encodes these proteins:
- a CDS encoding ATP-binding cassette domain-containing protein: MPKSIEISHLSKKFTFPVKSSASGWVKNLFNPEVKEIAAVNDVSFSVAEGERIAFIGPNGAGKSTTIKMLTGILFPTSGSISVLGLDPTKDRKKLAYQIGTVFGQRSQLLPNLPVTDSLEFFGVMYDMSDGEIKERIAQLTELFELNDFIDQPVRKLSLGQRMRAEVATSLIHKPKVIFLDEPTIGLDVVAKKSLRDLLLRINEEEGTTIFLTSHDVGDIQSLCNRTIIINHGSVIKDLPTEDLSKTFVYEKYIDLIPTEKFQDFPELIAGIQYSKKSPNLITVVVDINKISVKESLKKLLDMFDLEDVDVYNADLETVIRHIYEKDATSL
- the cadA gene encoding cadmium-translocating P-type ATPase produces the protein MKKTILSVSGMHCASCAAIITKSLQKIEGIAEVQVNYATETASISYEQPSPPVEAMNEAVTKYGYSLSRREAIQSVTSTAEHGEHVPSVGGGHDHSLNVAELAGQRAKTEFVFPLALTVFIIMMWDIAAKSFATVPNLPLPMEIFNVVSLVLATIVMFWIGQPFIAGVIRFIRYRVANMDTLVGIGTLSAYLYSAIVTLLPVVRERFQLPDYTYFDVVIVVIGFVTLGKYLEARSKEKTGEAIKKLLNLQAKTALVLRDGKEKEIPVNEVVVGDTVIVKPGSKIPVDGKIIEGKTSVDESMITGESMPTDKIVGDMVIGATINKQGNIQLTATKIGTDTMLSQIIHMVEEAQGSKAPIQATADRISGIFVPVVLGIALAALLAWIVIGSFFIGQTLAISYGLLSFVGVLVIACPCALGLATPTAIIVGVGKGAQYGILVKDAESLELLSQVDTVVFDKTGTITKGEPSVTDIVVLDSHYTEQQIVVFAGSVEKKSEHPLSAAIVARVKEMGLDFAPTENFQALEGVGVQAHVLDAQVSIHKPEKNNQDSGLRTLQSEGKTVVVVEVDGKDVAFIALADTLKEEAVTAVALLRKKGIRTIMLSGDNQIVANQIAKEAGIDTVIAEVLPNEKAGKIRELQVSGNVVAMVGDGINDAPALVQANVGIAMATGTDIAIESAGVTVLHGDLHRVVQAIELSRATIRTVKQNLFWAFVYNVIGIPVAAGLLYPLWGIILNPVFAGLAMAFSSVSVVGNSLRLKTKKL
- a CDS encoding Type 1 glutamine amidotransferase-like domain-containing protein, which translates into the protein MELFLTSSVHAVAHDIAKKVNLSKANKLVFIDTASEPKGEREDLEWQKIDRQALADAGFVVSDYTITGKSRSQIETDLDLFDCIYLSGGNTSYLLQQSQITGFDTLIKELVQKKGKIYIGTSAGSIITGPKLLDYFKTEEVKLESKNCYGLVNFTIVPHWGSEDFKEKYLGERMEIVYKEDQVPPLLLTDNQYAHVQGGQMEIVDVKSGT
- a CDS encoding non-canonical purine NTP pyrophosphatase, with translation MNQEITFITGNEKKAEYLAKYLGFPVKRAKLHLEEIQSLDLREIVEHKVRQAFEKVKSPVIVEDVSLEFEALGKLPGPFIRFFVEEVPFETICSMIDGKSRKATARCVFGYYNGKTLKLLEGKLDGEIAKAPAGENGYGWDKIFIPEGYSVTRAELDEADDEKTYLQIKPFAELKKFLQEVSNSK
- a CDS encoding sulfite exporter TauE/SafE family protein, yielding MNTTYTFHISGMHCNACILLTESELLEHPSVSSARSSLKTHSVEVTGDFGAATPDDIALKLSALLEKHGYHLSTEKTVAPKNWADFRYALPIALGFVALFVALQKMGIVNLVDTGTVSYGTTFLVGVIASLSTCMAVVGGLVLSMSATFAREGDRVKPQLLFHSGRLSTFFLLGGVIGALGANFSLNTTATFVLSLIVGLVMLILGINLLGVFPWAKQLQPTIPKFLSKHAYGVSKLNHTLTPLLIGVATFFLPCGFTQSMQLYALTTGSFMSGALTMFAFALGTLPVLALISFSSFSIQGSAKAGIFFKSAGLIVILFALMNITNSLVIAGLIPPVFNF
- a CDS encoding DUF305 domain-containing protein — translated: MPSSLSLPFAIVLMIITGILGMGIGYSLTPEYRLSMYEKNTMNLGRADRTLDLRYVNAMIAHHRGAMLVAEQAKKSERAEVKNLAEVILKDEPKAIAELYAWKKDWYQDERKVVDPIVPILGTYDKSFDLRFLNAVIVHHENGIVMTQDVRLKSNRSEVLDNADAVEAFLKGGIAMLKEWRSAWYSL
- a CDS encoding cupredoxin domain-containing protein — translated: MKIIFGLIVATAVIFLGYLLLQMGGATPQDQSVSVSNVSIVDGQQIVEISAKAGYTPRVSQVKAGLPTVLRVDTQGTFDCSSQIRVPSLDISRSLPPSGVTDIALGTLEPGVLQGTCGMGMYPFELNVKN
- a CDS encoding metal-sensing transcriptional repressor, whose amino-acid sequence is MTPEKEKLVRRLKIIEGQVRGLQEMLVKDAYCIDVITQTSAVKQGLTVVEDALMESHLGTCVIAQIKGGKEAKAREEILKVYRLKRK
- a CDS encoding ABC-2 family transporter protein, whose product is MWKELKFAFYTIKKNIQSSAELRTSFLMNIIGMAINNTSFIILWIFFVQSVGVIGGWTAADIVGLQGFLAISYGIVFSVGVGIRKLPEYVTSGAFDRFMLSPKSLLTRVATASFSPSGIGDIVFGATCLIIYGILIHATAFQVALMLIFVFLSVIVFGATAIAIYSLSFFFMDSTATTNGIFELFMTPTLFHGGAFQGGMRFIFTFIIPSLLIGALPVEAVRDISLLKLLLVSVLAILWLILAIKIFHKAIRRYESSNLMTFGS
- a CDS encoding DKNYY domain-containing protein codes for the protein MVETIRERPDIGYDAWKESHPERMQLAGYYSRDSEGVYWYHTKIIGADPGTFDVYSDRYAHDMSNVYYAGNSDLYTIIGADTESFQAKCF